One Skermanella sp. TT6 genomic window, GCCAGCGGAATCTTTGCCCATCGCTGTTCATTAGTGGCCCAATCCATCACCGCCCCGCCACATACGTTGCCGGGCCGGCAATGCGGCCCCGGCATCTTCATATAGGAAAAATGTCGTAAAAGTCTAGGGTTTTCGTCCTGGAGCGCTCGCCTCAGCGGTATCCTTCCTCCCGGAGGACGCGGTGGACGGCGGGGCGGGCGCGCATCCGGTGGTAATGGGCGCGGCAGTTGGGCGGCAGCTCGATGGCGGTCTTGTCGGCCCAGAACTCCACATAGAACAGGGCGGCGTCGGCGATGGAGAAGGCGCCGGCGACATAGTCCTTGCCCTCCAGCACCCTGTCCATAAGGCCGAGGCCCTTGGCTGCGATCTCCCGCCCGCGGGCCTGGACGGCATCGTGGGCGGACGGGTCGGGGGCGGACGGGTCGGGGGTGAAGCTCGATGTCGTGAAGATACGGGCGAAGCCCTGCATGTGGATGGTGCCGACCACATAATCCATCACCTCCATCACCAGCGCGTCGCCGTCGGGATCGCCAGGCATCAGCCGGGCGCGCGGGTTGGTGCGGGCCAGCCAGTAGGCGATGGCCTGGAACTCGGTCAGGGCGGTGCCGTCGTCGCGCAGCAGCGTCGGGATGGTGGATTTGGGATTGATCGCGACATAGTCGGGCTTGAACTGGTCGCCGGCCGGCAGATTGACGATCGCCGCCTCGAACGGGTTGTCGATCTCCTCCAGCAGGATGTGGATGCCGGTCGAGCACGAACCGGGCGTCATGTAGAGCCTCATCGGACACTCCCGCGGAAGAAGGGAAGGGGCGGCGGAAACGGTAGCACGCCGCCGGCCGCTACAGCCGTCGCACAGTGTCGCGGGGACTGTCGCGGAAGGGGGCGGCGGCTGCTCGGGGACTTCGGGGCAAGTCGCTGCGGGGACAGGGTTTTTTCCGGAGGCGGAAATCTGGTGCGGCGTTTGCTTGGATGCCCCGGGCAAAGGAGGAACGCCATGCCAACGAAAATCCAAGGAAAAAGCATCATCGTCACCGGAGCCGGGCGCGGGATCGGCGCGGAGATCGCGCGGGGCCTCGCCGCCGACGGAGCGAAACTGACCGTCGCCGATCTGTCGGAGGAGAACGCCCACGCGGTCGCCGGGTCGATCCGGGAGGCCGGCGGCACCGCCGTCGCCGTCGCCGTGGACGTGCGGGACCGGAGCAGCGTGCGCGCCATGATCGGGGAGACGGTGCGCGCCCATGGCCGGCTCGACGTGATCTTCAACAATGCCGGCGTCGCCCAGACCAAGCCGTTCCTGGACATCACCGAGGAGGACTGGCGCTTCGTCAACGACGTCAACGCGCTGGGCGTGCTGATCGGCATGCAGGAGGCGATCCGCCAGATGCAGGCCCAGGCGCGGGACGGTACCGGGACCGGCAAGGGCGGCGGCAAGATCGTCAACACCGCGTCGATCGCGGGCAAGCAGGGCTACGAGCCGCTGGCCCACTACTCCGCCAGCAAGTTCGCCGTGGTGGCGCTGACCCAGGCCGCCGCGCGGGCGTTCGGCAAGGACGGCATCACCGCCAACGCGATCTGCCCCGGCGTGGTGGCGACCGACATGTGGAAGGTGATCGACGGCGGCTTCCGCGAGCACGGGCTGACCAGCCGCGACAACGAGGCGTTCGAGACCTTCGCCGGCATCGCGGTGCTCGGCCGGCCCTCGGCGCCCCAGGATCTGGTCGGCGTCGCCCGCTTCCTGGCGTCGTCCGACAGCGACTTCATGACGGGCCAGTCGCTGCTGGTGGATGGCGGCATGGTCTTCGTCTAGGGCCTTGCCCGATCAGGTCGGGTCGCCGCGGTCACCGTAGGCCGGGGCTCACGGCTGGGGCCAGTCGCGCCGGCGGGCGGGCAGGTGGAGCGGCTTGCCGTCGAAAACGCGGTAGTGGCCCAGCGCCTGGGGGGCGAAGACGGCGCGGAGGTCTGGGGTGATGGTCATCAGCCCCTCGTCCAGCAGGGCGTGGATGTCGGCCCGCAGCAGGATGCCGTCCCGGACCTCGTTGGAGGTCCGGAAGTCCCGCAGGTGGGCGGCCTCAAGCGCCGCTTCCACGTCGCAGTCGGTCACGGCGCAGCGGCCGCCATAGGCATCCAGGAGGCGCCGGCGGAATTCCTGCTGCTCGGGACGGAGCTGGCGCCGGCCGCCGGTGATCGCCCCGGGATCCCCCCAGGCGGTCAGGGAGATGCCGCCCTCGGACCGGAAGCGGTCTTCCTCCGGCAGCTCCCGCAGGTCGGTGAGGATCAGGTCGTTGCCGTCGATCGCGGCCACGATCGCCTCCCCCCGGATCAGGCCGGCGCGGTCGCGCAGCTTCACCCGCTGTTTGGCCAGGGCGGGGTCCGGCGGCTCTCGGAGATGCTGGCGGGTGGCGGAAGGGGCGTCGGTGTCGATAATCAGCGTCATGGCGCTTGCGGGGAGGGGACGTGGGGGTGGATCTCCGCGCGGTCCCACGGCGAGAACGGCCCTTTGCGGAACCGTTCCGGGATCGTCGCGATGAAGCGGACGAACGGCTGGGCCTGCCCCTGGGAGAGCCCGCGCCGGCGGTCGCGGACGATCTGGTCGGGCAGGGGGAAGCGCGGGTCGGCGATCCAGACCTTGGCCTCGTCGTCCGGCCTCCGCAGGGCGCGGCCGAGGCCCTGGCGGAAGCGGCGGCGCGCCTCGTCCAGGGTGCGGGTCCTCAGGATGCCGTTCGCGACATGCTCGGCGTCGTACCCGGCGGCGGTCAGGACGCGGCGGAGAAGTTCCCCCTCCACCGGATCGGGCGGCGCGAAGGGCAGCCGGGTGATGACGAGGTGCTGGACCATTCCGGGAAGGTCCAGCCCGGCCCAGCCGGCCGGCGTGACCAGTGCCGCGGGGTTGGACTCCCGGTAAGCCGGCAGCCAGCCGTCCAGCCGGGTGCCCCTGGCATGGGCGACGAGGCCGGGGACCCGGGCGGCCAGCTCGGCGGCGTCCGTGTAGGAGGTCGTCAGCACCAGCACCTTGCCGGGCTTCTCAGCCGCTTGCGCCTCCGCCATCGCGGCGCGGACCATGCCGGCGGCATAGTCCAGGAACTGTGACGTGGAGCCGGTGAGGGCGCCGTCGGCATCCTCCGGGTCTTCGTCCTGGTTGGGGCGAGGAGCCTTGCGGTCGGCCAGCACGAAGGAGAGCTTGCCGAACTGGCCGGTGGAGGTCCGCGTGCTGTGCCGGCTGACGGACTCCTCCCGGCGGATGCCGACCTCGCGCTCGAAGGCGGGGAAGCGGACCGGCCGGTCGCCGCCCGATCCAGGCGGAGGGTCGGACGGCGGGTCCAGGGTGGCCGAGGTCAGGATGATCTTGGCGGGGCCGGCGGGCTCCCCCTCTCCGGTGGACTTCCAGAGACGGGAGAGCAGCCGGCCGGGCCGCAGCGCCGACACCACGAAGGACGGTTCCTGCCCGAAACGCCAGACGATGGCGGAGCCGCTGTAGCGGTCCCTTTTGGGGTCGTTTCCGCCGTTATGGCCGGCGAAGCGGCGCAGGCCCTCCGCCATGCCGACAAGCGAGTCCTTCAGCGCGTGGTCTTCGGAAGCGCCGCGCGCGGCGGCCCGCAGCGCCTCGGCGATGGCCTGAGCATGCCCGACGGCCTGGTCGCGGACGGTGCCGGGCACCAGGACCACGGCCCTGTCGTGGCCCGGCTTCTCGTGACGGCCCGGCCGGGGGCGGATCGTTTCCGACCAAGCCTGGAAGGCCGCGACCGCGGAGTCCAGATCGGCGGAGTCCAGGGCGGCCTCCCCCAGGGATTCGACGGCGGATGTCAGCATTTGTAGCGATATCCGCCGCTCCGCCATGCCGGCGGCGACCGCCGGGATCGCGTCCGCCTCGTCCAGGATCAGGATGCCGGGAGCTTCCTGCCGGCGAAAATCCCCGCGCAGGGCCTGGATGAGGGTCAGGGCGTGGGTTTGCACCAGCAGGTCGGCGTTTTCATTGGCGTCCTCCTTGTGCTTCTCGTAGGCGGCGCGGTCCGAGGCCGGGCAGGTGGCGAGCAGGCAGATTTCACCGGGGGTCAGGCCGAAGGGGAGCGGGGTGTTGGCGTCGATCCACGCCTGGATCTGGCCGCCGGAGGGGTCCTTGGTATCCTTGGCCCATTGTTCGAGCGATTTCAGCGCCTCTTTGTCAGCATCCGTCATCATTCCGGGGCTCGAATGCGCGGCCATGGCCTGCCCCAGCCGGCTGTACGACAGGAAATTGCGCATGCCGAGCCGGACCCCGACGCTGGGCCGACGGCCGGTCTCCGCCTCGATCCAATCCAGCATCTTCCCCGTGGACTCGCTCCTGGCGATCTGGTGCAGCAGCGTCAGGGTATGGGTGCTGACGATGACGCGGGCGCCGGTCTCCGCCCAATGGAGGAGCGCCGGAACCAGATAGCCCCAGGTCTTGCCGACGCCGGTCGGGGCTTCGGCGAGCATCAGGCGGGTGTCGTCCTTCAGGAAGCCCGCGACATGGTCGGCATATTGGAGCTGGGGACCGCGCACCGGCCCGTTCTGGTGGAACACCCGGCGGACGCGCTCGTCGAAGCTCTCCGCGCGGTCCTGGTGACCCCCGGTCATGTCAGCATGCGTCATCATCCGTGGCCTTGCGGTCAGTCCGGGGAGCGCAGGTCGAAGGCGCGCGACCGGGCGGGAAGGTCGCTCCGGATCGCCAGCGCGTCGAGCATCACCGGATGGTCGGTGTCGATCTTCAGGCCCCGGTAATTGTCCATCGCGATCGTGCCGGCCGGTTCCGCCGGGGCGCCGCGCCGGGCGACGGACACGGACCATGATCCCGTCACCTCGCCGCAGCCATGGGCGACGTGGGCGCCCAGCACCGGCGCCAGCGCGAAGCGTTCCAGCGCGGCGAGGAGAAGCGCCAGCTCGACCGGCGGGACCTGGTCGGCGACGATGCGGTGGCGCATCTCCAGCCCGACCGGCAGGGCCTCGTACCCGGCCAGCGGCTGCTGGATGTTGACCTTGCCGCCGGCGCGCTCGAACGCCGCCTTGGCGTCGGCATCGAGCCGCGCGACCTGTTCCGTCAGCTCCTTGACCTTCTCGGGATCGGCCGTCCTGGACCGTCGCTGCTCTCCGAGCTTCCTCTTGGCCTGCTCGGCCTGGTTTTCCAGCCGGTTGCCCTCCAGCCGGAAGTCGTTGCGGGTCAGGAAGTCGTTGGCGGCGTCGGCGTCGAACAGCTCCAGCAGGGCGGGCTGGCGGGCGAACGGGTCGTGCCGCGCTCCGACTCCGAGATGGCCGGGATCGGCGAGCGGGACGGCGGGGATGCCGTGGCCGACGCGCAGGTTGCCGCCGACATCGATCGCCATGGCCCCGAACAGGCTGACCAGCGGGTTGCGCAGCCGGAAATCGCGCACCGCCTGGAGATCGACGCCCTTGGTGTCGTCGGCGCCGCCGCCTTCGTCCTTGCGGTCCTTCACGCCGCCCAGCGCCAGCAGAAGATAGTCGTTGGGGGTCAGCTTCGGGGCGCCGTTCTCCGCCAGCAGGTCGATCGCCGCCGCGACCGCCGCCCGCCGCAGCGCTCCCCGGATGGTCGAGGCGGGGAGGTACGCGGTCATCCGCATGGAGCCGTCCTCCATGATCGGCATGCGCGGCAGGCGCTGCACCCGGTCGCCGTCGTCGCGCTCGCCCTGGGGTTTCGGCGGGCTGACCGCGATCGGCGAGACCGCCGTGAGCGTGCCGTCGAGGATGACGGTGAACTTCGCGTCCGGGGCGGCGCCGGTCGGGGCGGGGGTGGTCTTGGTCATGTCGGGTCGGTTCCGGAGGCTGGCGCGGTTGCGCGGGAGGGCGGGCGGAGGAGACGGCGGGCGGGGCTTCAGGCCGGGGCTTCAGGCCGGGGCGATGCGGAGCAGGCCGAAGCCCCAGGCGCGCCCGTGCCCCAGGCCGACGGCCAGGGTGCGGGCGAAGGCGGCCCGGTCGGTGACGACCAGCCGGCCGGCGAACAGGGTGTCGTCCAGCCAGAAGCGGCGGCCCTTGCGGGTGATCCAGCGCTGGGCGGTGCTGTTCACCGATTCCACCACGCGGAACCCGCCGGCGGCGGCGTGCCGGTCCAGCCAGGCGACCCGCGCCGCAGAGTTCTCCCGGCGGACCGGCCGGCGCTTGCCGCCGGCATGCTTCATGGTCAGGGTGGCGTGGACATGGAACACGGCTTCCTGCCCGGCGTCCGGAACGGCCACGGGGACCGCCTTCTCCAGCAGGTGCGGCGGCAGCGCGGGGCTGCGCACGACGCACACCGCCCGGTCGCCGTCCCGCTCGACCGTATAGAGGTAGCGGGTCTGTTCCCGCGTGCCGATGGTCAGCTCCAGCGTCTGGTGCAGGGCATAGGTGTCGGCGGCCAGCACCGGGGGGACGCCGAAGCACACCTCGAACAGGGGCTGGGTCTCGGGCTGGGCGGGGCCTTGGTCCGCCGGATCCTGGTCGGCCGGGGCGGCGGGCCGTTCCGGGATCGGGGGCAGGTACTTGTCGAGCAGCATGGATCTTTCCTGCCGGGGCTGGACGGGACTGCAACCGGAGATGCTTGAGGTTTGGCGGGCGAAAACTTGACGTATCGGGGCCTATGCTTGGCCGGAGCCGGAGGGAGCCTGATTATCCTGCAAATTTTGGCTGCGCGGCAGTATCGGGTCAATGACTAAATGAGGATTTTTCTATTCGAGTGCTAATGAATACTTGCATGTGGAAACGCCCCGCCGCCTCTTGTCATCATATGTCATCAAGCATCATCATCGGGACGCGGGCCGGGAGCTGGTTGCGTCGAGCTTCAGGATCGCCAGGACAAAGCCGTGGGGACGAAGAAAAGGGATCCTTCTCCGTATGCTACAACTTTTTCTAGAAAATCTGTAGGTCGAGTAGAGCAAAACGGCACCCGACATCAACGCGCCGGCTTTGTCGGCTACCGCTTCGCTATCGCCGACGACCTACGGGCGCCGACCTGTCAGCCCTGCACGGTGGTTTTGATCGGTTTGCCGTAGGTCGGCCTCGGCCGAAGGCCGACGCCGATATCGTGGCCGGAGCGTTGACGCAGGGTGTCGGCGTTCGCCCTGACGGGTGAAGGCCGACCTACGTCACCCCGCTCCGCAGAAATCATCAAAATCACTGTGCAGCACCACTACGGGCAAGGGTGCCTGGGTCGCTCTATGCGAAGTCTCCCGGTCGGATCGGAAGGTACAGGAGTCGCGTTAAGATTTTCTTCCCTTCCGGCCTAGCCCAAACCCTTCGGCCCCGAAAGCCGGGGGATCACGGATGCACACGGATTCGCACGGATGCACACGGGTCGGTGACGGGGCGCGGGAGTTGCCGATACCGGGAAAACTTTTCGGGAGTTACCCATAAAGTTTTCATGAACGTTGACACGCTCGCGGTCTCGTCGCAGAGTCCGCATGCCTCGGTACCCGCCGGGCGGCCGGGCAGGGAGTTGGAGCTCCCAGGCCCGACCTGACCACCGATCCTCTGGTTAAGGACACAATCGATGGCTGGTGTCACGTTTAGCACAACCGGCGCACTGTTGCGCCAATCTTTGTTCTCCGCCGCCGCAGGGGCTTCGGCCCTTGCGGCGGCGGGAACACCCTGCGTCTTCCGCGCCGTCCGCCTGCGGCCCGGTCCGGTATCGGGCTGAGGGGCAGGGCGCCATAGGCTTTTCCGGGTTGTGGGCATCGGTGATCGGCGAGCCGTGAACGCTTGCCGTAACGCTGCCGCCTGCCGTTCCGGTCGCCATGGTCCGGCCCTGCGATCGCTCTCGTGATCCGCTTCCCCTGATCCGCTCCCGACTCGATGTTCCGATGAACCGCATGGCTGCGTGAAGGCGCTTTCCAGAATGAATGACGACGACTCCCCTCCGGGGAAGCGGGGCGGCGATTCCCCGACGATGGGTTTTGCCTTGGACGTTCTCGGCCTGTTGAAGGACTGCGGCGTGACCCTGACCGAGATCGAGCCGACCGACGCGATGATCGCGGCCGGCATGGCCGTTTCCGGCATCGGCGAGGAACGCACCCGCGCCACCTTCCGCGCCATGGTCGCGGCGGGCGGCGAGC contains:
- a CDS encoding glutathione S-transferase family protein, which gives rise to MRLYMTPGSCSTGIHILLEEIDNPFEAAIVNLPAGDQFKPDYVAINPKSTIPTLLRDDGTALTEFQAIAYWLARTNPRARLMPGDPDGDALVMEVMDYVVGTIHMQGFARIFTTSSFTPDPSAPDPSAHDAVQARGREIAAKGLGLMDRVLEGKDYVAGAFSIADAALFYVEFWADKTAIELPPNCRAHYHRMRARPAVHRVLREEGYR
- a CDS encoding SDR family NAD(P)-dependent oxidoreductase — translated: MPTKIQGKSIIVTGAGRGIGAEIARGLAADGAKLTVADLSEENAHAVAGSIREAGGTAVAVAVDVRDRSSVRAMIGETVRAHGRLDVIFNNAGVAQTKPFLDITEEDWRFVNDVNALGVLIGMQEAIRQMQAQARDGTGTGKGGGKIVNTASIAGKQGYEPLAHYSASKFAVVALTQAAARAFGKDGITANAICPGVVATDMWKVIDGGFREHGLTSRDNEAFETFAGIAVLGRPSAPQDLVGVARFLASSDSDFMTGQSLLVDGGMVFV
- a CDS encoding HNH endonuclease, with translation MTLIIDTDAPSATRQHLREPPDPALAKQRVKLRDRAGLIRGEAIVAAIDGNDLILTDLRELPEEDRFRSEGGISLTAWGDPGAITGGRRQLRPEQQEFRRRLLDAYGGRCAVTDCDVEAALEAAHLRDFRTSNEVRDGILLRADIHALLDEGLMTITPDLRAVFAPQALGHYRVFDGKPLHLPARRRDWPQP
- a CDS encoding ATP-dependent DNA helicase gives rise to the protein MTGGHQDRAESFDERVRRVFHQNGPVRGPQLQYADHVAGFLKDDTRLMLAEAPTGVGKTWGYLVPALLHWAETGARVIVSTHTLTLLHQIARSESTGKMLDWIEAETGRRPSVGVRLGMRNFLSYSRLGQAMAAHSSPGMMTDADKEALKSLEQWAKDTKDPSGGQIQAWIDANTPLPFGLTPGEICLLATCPASDRAAYEKHKEDANENADLLVQTHALTLIQALRGDFRRQEAPGILILDEADAIPAVAAGMAERRISLQMLTSAVESLGEAALDSADLDSAVAAFQAWSETIRPRPGRHEKPGHDRAVVLVPGTVRDQAVGHAQAIAEALRAAARGASEDHALKDSLVGMAEGLRRFAGHNGGNDPKRDRYSGSAIVWRFGQEPSFVVSALRPGRLLSRLWKSTGEGEPAGPAKIILTSATLDPPSDPPPGSGGDRPVRFPAFEREVGIRREESVSRHSTRTSTGQFGKLSFVLADRKAPRPNQDEDPEDADGALTGSTSQFLDYAAGMVRAAMAEAQAAEKPGKVLVLTTSYTDAAELAARVPGLVAHARGTRLDGWLPAYRESNPAALVTPAGWAGLDLPGMVQHLVITRLPFAPPDPVEGELLRRVLTAAGYDAEHVANGILRTRTLDEARRRFRQGLGRALRRPDDEAKVWIADPRFPLPDQIVRDRRRGLSQGQAQPFVRFIATIPERFRKGPFSPWDRAEIHPHVPSPQAP
- the cas6e gene encoding type I-E CRISPR-associated protein Cas6/Cse3/CasE; the encoded protein is MLLDKYLPPIPERPAAPADQDPADQGPAQPETQPLFEVCFGVPPVLAADTYALHQTLELTIGTREQTRYLYTVERDGDRAVCVVRSPALPPHLLEKAVPVAVPDAGQEAVFHVHATLTMKHAGGKRRPVRRENSAARVAWLDRHAAAGGFRVVESVNSTAQRWITRKGRRFWLDDTLFAGRLVVTDRAAFARTLAVGLGHGRAWGFGLLRIAPA